In a genomic window of Gossypium arboreum isolate Shixiya-1 chromosome 9, ASM2569848v2, whole genome shotgun sequence:
- the LOC108455139 gene encoding uncharacterized protein LOC108455139, whose amino-acid sequence MVASEYERCNHFEDGLRDNLRVLIALQKEHDFSALVEKAKIVEKVKGAEGQNYDRERGKNKRDSKPSSSAQRPKKKAKVDGSVGARPSVTVTRLQPCTDCGRRHQDECWRITRACLRCGSLEHRIRECPLRTDQRQPLNTGTTQPYRVVQQPPRGVDRPEVAEARQPTLVYAAHFRENEDTPKVITGTFFILDAPYITLINIGSTNSYIASNISGNLKILVESTTSEVTVLNPLGHSVRVSKLYRDVPLEVQRAIFLTDLIVLPFRVFDLILGMDWLVKHRVSMDCATKRVVLRTEEVVIIGERWNYLSNVISALVAKKMIRKGCEVFLAYVNVSNSGDSTVKDIKAVKDFLDVFLEEILGLPPNCELEFGIELLPVQL is encoded by the exons ATGGTGGCCTCTGAGTATGAGCGATGTAATCATTTTGAGGATGGGCTCAGAGATAATTTGAGAGTCTTGATAGCTCTGCAGAAGGAGCATGATTTttctgcactggtagagaaggcaaaGATCGTCGAGAAGGTTAAGGGCGCTGAGGGCCAGAATTATGACCGCGAgaggggtaagaacaagagggattcgaaGCCTTCGAGTTCTgcacagaggcctaagaaaaaggccaaagtTGATGGGTCGGTTGGAGCTAGGCCCTCCGTTACTGTTACTAGATTGCAGCCATGTACtgattgtggtagacgccatcaggACGAGTGTTGGAGAATAACTAGAGCGTGCTTACGGTGTGGGTCATTAGAGCACCGTATTAGAGAGTGTCCGCTGAGGACCGATCAGAGGCAACCTCTGAATACTGGTACGACGCAGCCATATAGGGTAGTGCAGCAGCCACCGAGGGGCGTGGAcaggccagaggtg GCTGAGGCGAGACAACCGACCCTAGTTTATGCTGCTCATTTTCGAGAGAATGAAGATACTCCGAAAGTCATCACGGGTACATTCTTTATTCTTGATGCACCGTATATTACCTTGATAAACATAGGGTCTACTAACTCATACATAGCTAGCAACATATCTGGAAACTTGAAGATTTTAGTTGAGAgtactacgagtgaggttacggTATTGAATCCGTTAGGGCACTCTGTTAGAGTTAgtaaactgtatagggatgttcCTTTAGAGGTACAAAGGGCAATCTTCCTGACTGATTTGATAGTGCTTCCATTTAGGGTGTTCGACCTAATTCTGGGGATGGACTGGTTGGTTAAGCATCGTGTTAGCAtggattgtgcaactaagagggTCGTACTAAGGACTGAGGAGGTAGTCATTATTGGAGAACGCTGGAATTACTTATCTAATGTGATCTCTGCACTAGTGGCAAAGAAGATGATTCGTAAGGGATGTGAGGTATTCTTAGCCTACGTAAATGTTTCAAATTCTGGGGATTCTACAGTTAAGGATATCAAAGCGGTAAAGGATTTTTTGGATGTCTTTTTGGAGGAGATACTGGGGTTACCTCCGAATTGTGAGTtggaatttgggattgagctacTTCCAGTACAGCTCTGA
- the LOC108455884 gene encoding probable flavin-containing monooxygenase 1 has protein sequence MESEKKRIAIIGAGISGLMACKYTLEKGFNPIVFEARSGIGGVWSQTIESTKLQTPKDFYQFSDFSWPREVKETYPDHTQVLEYLHAYALHFNILPRVKFNSKVTCIDYVTSSTADLHSWDLWGGSGEPFSPWGKWRLTVRNGQNPSASAPTDQVYQVDFVILCIGRYSDLPNIPDFPLNKGPEVFNGKVLHSMDYAAMDDDVAADLIKEKRVTVIGFQKSAVDIAAEVANKNGATHPCTLLFKTAHWIVPEYLLPLVFQGLNRFTELMIHKPGEGFFIWLLAMLLSPLLWIFSMSIECYLKYMYPLKKYNMVPTHRFLKQISSCMFTVLPANFYDRIKDGSLFLKKSQSFSFCRNGLIVQGESKPLLSDIVILATGYKSEEKLKNMFSSTLFQKCIAVSSTPFYRECIHPQIPQLAILGYADSPAILYSTEMRSKWLAHFLAGNFTLPTISKMEENVMEWEKCKRRDEKESYGRSCVSTLLQIYCNDQLCKDMGCNSRRKNWFLAELFAAYGPKDYKDLS, from the exons ATGGAGAGTGAAAAGAAGAGGATAGCCATCATAGGTGCTGGAATTAGTGGCTTAATGGCATGTAAGTATACACTAGAGAAAGGTTTCAATCCCATTGTGTTTGAAGCAAGGAGTGGCATTGGTGGAGTTTGGTCACAAACAATAGAGTCTACTAAGCTACAAACACCCAAAGATTTCTATCAGTTTTCTGATTTTTCATGgcctcgtgaagtgaaagagacTTACCCTGATCACACCCAAGTGTTGGAATACCTCCATGCCTATGCTCTTCACTTCAACATCCTTCCTAGGGTCAAGTTCAACTCCAAGGTAACATGCATCGATTATGTCACATCCTCTACTGCAGATTTGCATTCTTGGGACTTATGGGGTGGCTCCGGTGAGCCATTTTCTCCCTGGGGGAAATGGCGTCTCACCGTACGAAATGGTCAGAATCCATCTGCTTCTGCTCCAACAGATCAG GTGTACCAAGTGGATTTTGTGATTCTTTGCATAGGAAGATATAGTGACTTGCCAAATATTCCTGATTTTCCATTGAACAAAGGACCTGAAGTATTCAATGGCAAGGTGTTACATTCCATGGATTATGCTGCAATGGATGATGATGTTGCCGCTGACTTAATCAAAGAAAAACGAGTCACAGTCATTGGATTTCAGAAATCAGCAGTGGATATAGCAGCAGAAGTTGCTAACAAAAACG GAGCAACTCACCCATGTACACTGCTATTCAAGACGGCTCACTGGATTGTCCCCGAATATTTACTCCCACTTGTGTTTCAAGGCTTGAACCGCTTCACAGAGTTAATGATCCACAAGCCTGGTGAAGGTTTCTTCATCTGGCTCCTAGCCATGCTGCTTTCACCTCTG CTCTGGATATTTTCAATGTCGATCGAGTGCTATCTCAAGTACATGTATCCATTGAAGAAATACAATATGGTACCAACACATAGATTCCTCAAACAAATTTCTTCATGTATGTTCACAGTTCTGCCAGCTAATTTCTATGACAGAATCAAAGATGGCAGTCTTTTCTTGAAGAAATCACAAAGCTTTAGCTTCTGCAGAAATGGTTTAATTGTACAAGGCGAATCTAAACCTCTGTTGTCTGATATCGTAATTCTTGCCACTGGATACAAAAGTGAAGAAAAGTTGAAGAACATGTTCAGCTCAACTTTGTTCCAAAAATGTATTGCTGTGTCATCAACCCCATTCTACAG GGAATGCATTCATCCTCAAATCCCACAGCTAGCGATACTTGGATATGCAGATAGTCCAGCAATCCTGTATTCCACTGAAATGAGAAGCAAATGGTTAGCACATTTTCTTGCAGGAAACTTCACGTTACCAACAATAAGTAAGATGGAAGAGAATGTTATGGAGTGGGAAAAATGCAAGAGAAGGGATGAGAAAGAGAGCTATGGAAGGTCTTGTGTGAGTACATTGCTCCAAATATACTGTAATGATCAACTATGCAAAGACATGGGATGCAATTCTAGAAGGAAAAATTGGTTTCTTGCAGAGCTATTTGCAGCTTATGGTCCTAAGGACTACAAAGACTTATCTTAA
- the LOC108455141 gene encoding cyclic dof factor 3-like, with protein sequence MCNTTQNRFHRPEELNIHVSYRRAKNGVEHLNGSSIATSNDEVYKAGSQDQMMQNCRSFPPHMPCFPGFFLPYSWNSAPWSSPLPPPTFCPPSFSMPFYPTAPYWGCALPTSWNVPWLPQPSSEMQTVPSSGSNSLSLGKHSRDEDMGKPCSIGKDEPVNENNAERCLWISKTLRIGDPGEASRNSIWVTSGSKNDKSDSIGDERLFKGFQSKGDERNQVLETSPILQANPAAFSRSINFQESS encoded by the coding sequence ATGTgcaataccacacaaaacaggtTTCATAGGCCTGAGGAGTTAAATATTCATGTTTCTTATAGACGTGCAAAAAATGGGGTCGAGCATTTGAATGGATCATCGATTGCAACTTCAAATGATGAGGTCTACAAAGCTGGGTCACAAGATCAAATGATGCAGAATTGTCGAAGTTTTCCACCTCATATGCCATGCTTTCCTGGATTCTTTTTGCCTTACTCATGGAATTCAGCTCCGTGGAGCTCACCTCTACCTCCACCGACTTTCTGCCCTCCAAGCTTTTCGATGCCTTTCTATCCCACAGCTCCATACTGGGGTTGTGCTCTACCAACCTCATGGAATGTCCCTTGGCTTCCTCAACCTTCCTCTGAAATGCAAACGGTCCCAAGTTCTGGTTCAAATTCTCTATCATTGGGTAAGCATTCAAGAGACGAGGACATGGGGAAACCATGCAGCATCGGAAAAGATGAACCGGTGAATGAAAACAATGCTGAGAGGTGCCTTTGGATTTCGAAAACATTAAGGATCGGTGATCCAGGGGAAGCATCAAGGAATTCTATATGGGTCACATCGGGTTCAAAGAATGATAAATCGGATTCAATAGGCGATGAAAGACTGTTTAAAGGATTTCAATCAAAGGGTGATGAAAGGAACCAGGTTCTTGAAACATCTCCAATCTTGCAAGCAAATCCAGCAGCATTTTCTAGGTCAATAAACTTCCAAGAGAGCTCATAA
- the LOC108455142 gene encoding cyclic dof factor 3-like, which yields MTEPNDLTIKLFGKTIPLPEKSPKAVVAATISNIYATCDDDCNHNNNYKKDIVADKTIDAEHELVDRKEDQSKQDGTAPLVASEEFMNLEVTYGPSDKRDALSIENESTGLETSKTDEDRNETSNPEEKTLKKLNKVLPCPRCNSMDTKFCYYNNYNVSQPRHFCKNCQRYWTAGGTMRNVPVGAGRRRSKNSSSHYRHVIVSEPLRNACDGTVLTLGSNTLLCESNQVLVMVDL from the exons ATGACGGAACCAAACGACTTGACAATTAAATTATTTGGAAAAACGATTCCTTTGCCTGAGAAATCTCCAAAAGCAGTCGTAGCAGCAACAATATCTAACATTTATGCTACGTGTGATGATGATTGTaaccataataataattataaaaag GACATCGTGGCAGATAAAACGATAGATGCCGAGCATGAACTCGTAGACAGAAAGGAGGACCAATCTAAACAGGACGGTACAGCTCCTCTGGTTGCTTCTGAAGAGTTTATGAATTTGGAGGTGACCTATGGGCCAAGTGACAAGCGTGATGCACTTTCTATCGAGAATGAAAGCACTGGTTTAGAAACTAGTAAAACCGATGAAGATCGTAATGAGACAAGTAACCCAGAAGAAAAAACCTTGAAGAAATTGAACAAAGTTCTTCCATGCCCTCGATGCAACAGCATGGATACCAAGTTTTGTTACTACAACAATTACAATGTGAGTCAACCGCGACACTTTTGTAAGAACTGCCAAAGATACTGGACTGCTGGAGGGACGATGAGGAATGTACCGGTGGGCGCTGGACGTCGAAGGAGCAAGAACTCATCCTCTCACTATCGTCACGTGATTGTCTCTGAGCCCCTGCGGAATGCATGTGATGGTACTGTTCTTACCCTTGGCTCAAACACACTACTTTGTGAATCAAATCAAGTGCTCGTAATGGTGGATTTGTAA